The following coding sequences lie in one Rhodohalobacter barkolensis genomic window:
- a CDS encoding SEC-C metal-binding domain-containing protein — translation MANKPDRNDPCHCGSGKKYKNCHMKKDQSGTSSKVGMIGIAVALILGLVLVGLALSGGDAQQDCPPGTNWSAEHGHCH, via the coding sequence ATGGCCAATAAACCCGACCGAAATGATCCCTGCCACTGCGGAAGTGGGAAAAAGTATAAAAACTGTCACATGAAGAAAGATCAATCCGGCACATCTTCGAAAGTTGGAATGATTGGAATTGCAGTGGCTCTAATTTTGGGTCTTGTATTGGTCGGACTGGCCCTTTCAGGCGGAGATGCTCAGCAAGATTGCCCACCCGGCACTAACTGGTCTGCCGAACACGGACACTGTCACTAA
- a CDS encoding AI-2E family transporter, translating into MSFENRWYVKYTTVLLGLILTVYVMIVAKSILLPLLFAILLSILFAPLASWFEKYNVPRILAALLAMIIGLSVLVGLGYFFYTQITAFVDDVDLIKSRTEELLAGMEDFLVTWFDFEGFVDLEDLEGLFVEFVRENSGTLGKGVAGAVSMVTTTFLVPVFMFMFLIFRDFLKTFFLKLFGRKSDMHEDKVKTIIGNIQVVVQKYITGVMIVISILAVLNSIMLLIVGVKHAVFFGVFAALLNVIPFIGPLFGSIFPVIYSLLTMDSLIYPLIIVAGFYVIQIFEGNFFTPVIVGNQVSMNALIALLLLFLGAQIWGLAGMILFIPLGAIMKVVFDEIESLQPYGYLIGRVPDDQKDKKGKLAQKISDLKEKVSKDGDEEEE; encoded by the coding sequence CAACAGTCTTGCTCGGCTTGATTTTGACCGTCTACGTGATGATCGTGGCTAAGTCGATCCTTTTGCCCCTGTTGTTCGCTATTCTGTTATCGATACTTTTTGCTCCACTTGCCTCCTGGTTTGAGAAGTATAACGTGCCAAGAATACTGGCTGCACTTTTGGCGATGATCATCGGTTTGTCAGTCTTGGTCGGACTTGGGTATTTCTTTTATACTCAGATAACAGCTTTTGTGGATGATGTAGATCTGATTAAATCTCGCACTGAGGAGCTTCTGGCCGGGATGGAAGATTTCCTGGTCACCTGGTTTGATTTTGAAGGGTTTGTGGATTTGGAAGATCTTGAAGGACTGTTTGTAGAATTTGTTCGTGAAAATTCAGGAACCCTGGGTAAAGGAGTAGCCGGAGCAGTATCTATGGTGACGACAACCTTCCTGGTGCCTGTTTTCATGTTTATGTTTCTCATTTTCCGAGACTTTCTGAAAACATTTTTTCTGAAATTATTTGGCAGAAAAAGTGACATGCACGAAGATAAAGTCAAAACTATAATTGGCAATATTCAAGTTGTTGTTCAGAAATACATCACGGGTGTGATGATTGTTATTTCTATCCTCGCAGTTTTAAACAGTATTATGCTGTTGATTGTAGGAGTAAAACATGCAGTATTTTTTGGAGTATTTGCTGCTCTGCTAAATGTTATTCCTTTTATTGGACCGCTGTTTGGTTCAATTTTCCCGGTAATTTATTCGCTGCTAACAATGGATTCCCTGATCTATCCATTGATTATTGTCGCCGGATTTTATGTCATTCAAATATTTGAAGGAAATTTCTTTACTCCGGTAATTGTGGGCAATCAAGTGAGTATGAATGCTCTCATTGCACTACTTCTTCTGTTTTTGGGAGCACAGATCTGGGGTTTGGCCGGTATGATACTTTTCATTCCGCTAGGCGCCATTATGAAAGTGGTTTTTGACGAGATTGAATCCCTGCAGCCTTACGGATATCTGATTGGCCGTGTACCGGATGATCAAAAGGATAAAAAGGGAAAACTGGCTCAAAAGATCAGTGACCTGAAGGAGAAGGTTTCAAAAGATGGGGATGAGGAAGAAGAGTGA
- a CDS encoding flavin monoamine oxidase family protein has protein sequence MNKEVIIIGGGLAGLTAAYLLEKKNISSTILEARDRLGGRIHTARPDDHKRMELGATWLGKQHKSLIQLLQELDLDLEEQHLGEKAFYEYISTSPPQLVQLPPNDDPTWRIKGGTDQLIGVLQDRLTQSDIRTGQIVLSIQETDKVEVRTQSTVYYADCVITTLPPKLLADRIDFTPALPKELRQISNQTHTWMGESIKVGLFYDEPFWLKADSSGTIMSNVGPVNEMYDHSDPEKKSFALKGFLNGAYHSVSREERKEIILNQLRKYYGDKVDGFIQYEETVWRNESFTFTDYSESVLPHQNNGHEIFGRTYWNGKLLFAGAETSPISPGYMDGAVESAKRVADQI, from the coding sequence ATGAATAAAGAAGTCATCATCATCGGAGGAGGACTGGCCGGTCTGACGGCTGCCTATCTGCTTGAAAAGAAAAATATTTCATCGACTATCTTGGAGGCCAGGGATCGTTTGGGTGGACGAATTCATACCGCAAGACCCGACGATCATAAAAGAATGGAACTGGGAGCGACCTGGCTGGGTAAACAGCACAAATCATTGATTCAACTGCTGCAAGAGTTGGACCTTGATCTGGAAGAACAGCATCTGGGTGAAAAAGCCTTTTATGAATACATCTCCACTTCTCCGCCTCAATTGGTTCAGCTTCCCCCAAATGATGATCCCACCTGGAGAATTAAAGGTGGGACGGATCAGCTCATTGGGGTTCTTCAGGACAGACTGACTCAATCAGATATACGTACCGGTCAGATAGTTCTATCCATTCAAGAAACAGATAAGGTTGAAGTTCGAACCCAATCGACCGTTTACTATGCAGATTGTGTGATTACCACTTTACCTCCAAAGTTACTGGCAGACAGAATTGATTTTACTCCGGCTCTGCCAAAAGAATTACGTCAAATCTCAAATCAAACCCATACCTGGATGGGAGAGTCGATCAAGGTGGGTCTTTTTTATGACGAACCCTTTTGGCTGAAAGCAGATTCCAGCGGAACCATCATGAGTAATGTTGGACCGGTGAATGAGATGTACGATCATTCCGATCCTGAGAAGAAGTCGTTTGCCTTAAAGGGATTTCTGAATGGGGCGTATCACTCGGTCAGTCGCGAAGAGAGAAAAGAGATCATTTTGAACCAGCTCAGGAAATATTACGGTGACAAGGTTGACGGCTTCATACAGTATGAAGAAACGGTTTGGCGAAATGAGAGTTTTACATTTACAGATTACAGTGAATCCGTTCTGCCTCATCAGAATAACGGCCATGAAATATTTGGTCGCACATACTGGAATGGGAAACTTCTATTTGCCGGTGCTGAAACATCACCGATTTCACCGGGATATATGGACGGTGCAGTTGAAAGTGCAAAGAGGGTAGCTGACCAAATCTGA
- a CDS encoding amidohydrolase family protein — MKLPISTLLMVLMTLFSIQIHAQTVVFQDVNLLAMEDDRVQSNQTVIVNDGVIEWVGPAAEAELPRGAEIISGEYYLMPGLAEMHAHIPSERQGEEYVNQVLKMYVSQGITTIRGMLGEPSHLELQEKAANGEIVSPRIFTSGPSFNGNSATNPEQARQMVRDQKDAGYDLLKLHPGLSREVFDAMADEAKKQGLEFSGHISYDVGLERTLEAGQGTIDHLDRYMEFMAGEAANRPDPNIIYFGYDLTPHADESLIDEAARRTVEAGVWNVPTNTLLENVFNLENTVEVMMEWPGVNTMPENVVNGWREYIGDIRSSDDYDADQARKFLEIRKKLTLALHESGAGLLLGADAPQIFNPPGYSAHRELELLVESGLTPYEALKTGTVNVGEYLEEPGQTGKVAKGYRADLLLLSSNPLNSIPFGENIEGVMVGGIWYWSGDLD; from the coding sequence ATGAAATTACCTATCTCAACTCTTCTCATGGTACTAATGACTCTGTTTTCCATTCAGATTCATGCTCAAACGGTTGTCTTTCAGGATGTGAATTTGCTTGCTATGGAAGATGATCGGGTTCAGAGTAATCAAACCGTCATCGTTAATGATGGGGTCATTGAATGGGTGGGTCCAGCAGCGGAGGCAGAGTTGCCTCGCGGTGCCGAAATTATTTCCGGTGAGTATTATCTGATGCCGGGTCTGGCTGAAATGCATGCTCATATTCCATCTGAACGACAGGGAGAAGAGTATGTAAACCAAGTGTTGAAAATGTATGTTTCGCAGGGAATCACAACCATCCGCGGAATGCTGGGCGAGCCTTCACACTTGGAACTGCAAGAAAAGGCGGCAAATGGTGAAATTGTGAGTCCAAGAATTTTCACGTCCGGTCCGTCGTTTAACGGAAACTCTGCAACCAACCCAGAACAAGCTCGTCAGATGGTGCGGGATCAGAAAGATGCCGGTTATGACCTTCTTAAATTGCATCCGGGCCTTTCACGTGAAGTGTTTGATGCCATGGCCGATGAAGCAAAAAAACAGGGTTTGGAGTTTTCAGGACACATCTCCTACGATGTTGGTCTGGAACGAACCCTTGAAGCAGGACAGGGTACGATTGATCACCTGGATCGATATATGGAATTTATGGCCGGTGAGGCCGCTAATCGTCCGGACCCAAATATCATCTATTTCGGGTATGATTTAACTCCCCACGCGGATGAATCACTCATTGATGAAGCTGCTCGGCGAACGGTTGAAGCCGGAGTATGGAATGTGCCAACCAATACGCTGCTGGAGAATGTATTCAATCTGGAGAACACCGTAGAAGTGATGATGGAATGGCCGGGTGTGAATACAATGCCTGAAAATGTGGTAAATGGCTGGAGAGAGTACATCGGTGATATTCGTTCATCGGACGATTATGATGCAGATCAAGCCCGGAAATTTCTGGAGATTCGAAAGAAACTGACGCTTGCCCTGCACGAATCCGGAGCGGGACTGCTACTCGGCGCGGATGCTCCACAAATTTTCAACCCACCGGGATATTCTGCCCATCGCGAGCTGGAGCTTTTGGTCGAATCCGGTCTGACTCCCTACGAGGCATTGAAAACTGGAACGGTCAACGTAGGTGAATATCTGGAAGAGCCGGGTCAAACCGGTAAGGTGGCTAAAGGGTATCGTGCTGATTTGCTGTTGCTCAGCAGCAATCCGCTGAACTCCATTCCATTCGGGGAGAATATCGAAGGCGTGATGGTGGGTGGAATATGGTATTGGAGCGGGGATTTGGACTGA